CGCCCGACAGGTTTTTCAGCTGCGCAAGCTCGTCGGCCTCCAGCCCCGCCACAAAGCCGAGCCGGCCGGCGTTGATCCCCAGGATCGGCTTTCCGGCGGACGCCGCGTGTTTGGCCGCGTGGATGATGGTGCCGTCGCCGCCGACCGCAATCACGATATCGCATCCGTCGATCATGCGCGTGAAATCGTCGCAGAAGGAGACCCCGGATGTTCCGAACGCACCACGCATGGCGCGGTCCATGAAAACCTGCGCGCCGATGTCCCGAAGCTGCCGGATGACGGCTTCGGTGGCCTGCTGCGCGTTTTCTTTTGTCAGATTGGGGAGGATTGCCGTTTTCAAATGCTATTCACCGCCGCTCAGTGTCTGATGGGAAAGTCCCACAAGGGATTTTACGGATATGCTCATCGTTGAAACAGGGGCATCCGATTTCTGAAGAAAAATCAGGTATTCGATATTTCCCTCCGGCCCCTTGATCGGGGAGAAGGTAAGGCCGAGGATGGAAAAGCCGTGCTCCAGAACAAACGAGCAGATCGTTTCGATGACTTCCTCGTGCACGGCCCTGTCCCGGACGACTCCCTTTTTGCCGACTTTACCCTTTCCCGCCTCAAACTGGGGCTTGATCAGGCAGACGGCCTGCGCGTTCGGCGCCGTGAATTCCCGGGCGACCGGCAGCACCAGCCGAAGGGAAATGAAGGAGACATCCACGCTGAAAAAATCGACCGGTTCCGGGACCTGTTCCTTTTTCAGATATCGGACGTTGGTTCGTTCCAGGCAGACGACGCGCGGGTCGGTGCGCAGCTTCCAGGCAAGCTGGCCGTAGCCGACATCCACGGCGTAGACTTTTTTTGCGCCGTTCTGAAGCATGCAGTCGGTAAACCCGCCCGTGGAAGCGCCGATATCCATGCACGTTTTGCCGTTCAGGCCGATCGGGAACAGGGACATCGCCTTTTCCAGCTTCAGGCCGCCGCGGCTGACATAGGGAAGCCCGCCGCCGCGCACTTCGATTTTCGTCCCGGCGGGAAGCATGGTGCCCGGTTTGTCCGCCTTCTGGTTGTCGGCGTAAACGTCCCCCATCATAATCAGCGCCCGTGCCTTTTCCCGGCTTTCCGTCAGGCCGAGCTCATAAACCAATGTGTCGAGCCTTTTCTTTTCCGTCACTTTTCAAACTCCGTTTTTATGATCGTTTCCATACCCTTATCGTCCAGCCCCAGCTCGGATAGGGACTCCCCCATCGTCGCCTGTTGGACGAAGCCGCTTTTTACGGCGTGCAGAACGATTTTTCCGCGATATCCCTGCTGATACAGCAGACAGGAAAAATGCTCGCCGATGCCGCCCCGGCGCATCCCCTCCTCAAAGAAGAAAATGCGGCCTGCCTGCCTGCAAAAGGCGATCGCTCCAGGGTCGAGCGGCTTGATGCGGTTCAGCTTCAATATTTTGACCGGTATGTTCTCTTTTTTCAGGCGTTCCCGCGCCAGGCAGGCAAACGAGAACAGACGCCCGTAAGTGACCAGTACCGTCTGTGCCCCGGCGTCCCCGTAGACGTCGTAGGGATTTCCCGTAACGGTGAAATCCGCGGGCCTGTAAAGCTGATGGCCGCGCGGATACCGCACCGCCGCGACGCCCGTGCACCCGTATACCGCCGTATTCAAAAAGAGGGAAAGTTCTTCGTAATAGGAGGGCGTAAAAATCGTCACGTTGGGAACCGCATTCAGCAGCGCGACGTCGAACAGGCCCTGATGGGTTTCCCCGTCCTCCCCCACTACACCCGCGCGGTCGATCGCCAGCGTGACTTTTGCGTTCTGAAGGGCGGCGTCGTGGATCACCTGGTCGACCCCGCGCTGCAGGAAAGTGGAATAGACCGCGAAAACCGGCAGCATGCCGCCCACGGCCAGCCCGCCCGCGAAAGTGACCGCGTGTTCCTCCGCGATCCCCACGTCGAAAAACCGGTCGGGAAATTCCTTTTTGAACCCCGAAAGGCCCGTCCCCGTCTCCATGGCCGCAGTGATGGCGCAGATCCTGTCATCCTGCTTTGCCATATTGCAAAGACAGATTCCGAACTCCCTGGAAAAGTTGTCGCCGGAAGCCTCGGCCTCCCCCGTTTTGATATCGAAGCAGGAAATCCCGTGAAACGCGCCCGGATTTTTTTCCGCGAACGGATATCCCTTTCCCTTCGAGGTGATGACGTGCAGCAGGACGGGATGGCTGATGCTCTTGGCCGTCTGCAGCACCTTGATGAGCTGGGGGATATTGTGCCCGTCGAACGGGCCGTAATACAGAAAGCCCATGTCCTCGAACAGGGTGCTGTGGTACAGCATCTGTTTCAGAACGGATTTGGAATTCAGAAGGAAGCGGTTGATGGGCCGCCCGATCACGGGGATGCGGTCCAGCGTTTTCTCGATGCTGCCCTTCATTTTCAGATAGCCCGGCTTCGTGCGGATATGCGCGAGATAACGGGCGATGGCGCCGACGTTTTTGGAAATCGACATCTTGTTGTCGTTCAGCACGACGATGAAATTTTTCGGGAACCGCCCCGCATTGTTCAGGCCCTCGTATGCAAGCCCGCCCGTCAGCGCGCCGTCGCCGATCACGGCGACCACATGCCCGGGCTCCTGATTCATGCGCTTGGCGTTGACAAGGCCGAGCGCCGCGGAGATCGAAGCGCTGCTGTGGCCCGAATGGAACGGGTCGTAGCTGCTTTCGCGCGGATTTGGAAAGCCTGAAAGGCCGTCTTTGGTGCGGATGGTCCCGATTTGGTCTCTCCGCCCCGTCAGGATTTTATGGGTGTAGCACTGATGCCCCACGTCCCATACGATTTTATCCTCGGGTTTGTCGAAAATATAGTGAAGGGCAACCGTAAGCTCCACGACCCCGAGGTTGGAAGCAAGATGGCCCCCGTTCGCGGAGACCGTTTCAATGATTTTCTCCCGGATTTCCCCGCAGAGTGCATCCAGTTCCGACATGGAAAGGCCGCGCAGATCCTGCGGAGAATTGATTTTATTTAAAAGAAATCCCATTCCTGAACCTCTGTTTCACCGTGATGAAGGATAGGATCGGATCGCCTACAATCCACAGTGGATCTTTGCGGCCGTCAGGGTGTTCTTCAGCAGCATCGCAATGGTCATGGGGCCCACGCCGCCCGGAACGGGCGTCAGATATGAAGCAACCGGCTCCACGGATTCAAAGTCCACATCCCCGCAGAGCTTTCCGTTTTCATCGCGGTTCATCCCGACGTCGATGACGGCGGCACCGGGCTTCACCATATCGGCGGTGACAAATTTCGCCTTTCCCACAGCGCTCACCAGAATATCCGCCCCGCGGCAGATTTCTTTCAGGTCCTTCGTCTTGCTGTGGCAGATCGTCACGGTTCCGTTCTGGTGAAGCAAAAGCATGGACACCGGTTTTCCGACAATATTGCTCCGGCCGATCACCACGCAGTTTTTTCCTTCTATCACAATATTTTTGGATTTGAGAAGCTCGATGATTCCAGCCGGAGTGCAGGGCAGGAAACGGTAGTTCCCGATCATGATTTCCCCCACGTTTACCGGATGGAACGCATCCACATCCTTATCCGGACGTATGGCTTCCACGATCGGCTTGTCATCCAGCCCCTCCGGCAGCGGAAGCTGAACCAGAATCCCGTCGATATCTTCTTTTTCATTCAGCCGACGCACAAGGTCCATCAGCTGTTCCTGGGTAGTATCGGCGGACAGAAGGTATTTTTCCGAATAAATTCCGGCCTCTTCACAGGCCTTTTCCTTATTGCGGACGTATGTTCTTGATGCGGGATCATCCCCGGCCAGCACGACCGCCAGCCCGGGCGTGACGCCCTGATCTTCCTGGAGCTTCAGAACCTCTTGCGCAATCTGCGCGCGTATCTGCGCGGCGACTGCCTTTCCGTCGATCAATTCCGCCATAATTACTCCCCATTTTCTTTTATTTTTCTTTTTATCGGCTTAAGATTCCTCGCCGCCCTGATCTTTATTTTCTTCCGGCGCGCTTTCCTGCCGCTCTTCTTCCTGAGGCTTCTCAGATGCGCCGTCCTGCTCCGGCTCTTCCCGGTCAGGGGTGGAGACCGCGGATTCGCTTTCCGTGTCTTTCTCCTTATTTTCTTCCGCCGCTTCTTCCCCGGCCTTTTCTTCTTTATCGCCGAAAATCGTGCTGGTTCCGTCCTCGGGCGTTTCAGCGGGCTCGTCCTCGCTGCGGATTCCGTTCAGCTCCATCACCCCCGCGGCTCCGCACCCGGTAAGGCTCGTCTTTTTGCGAAAAACGATCAGCAGGACAACGCCGGCCAGAACCGTGACGGCGGCCAGAAGCTGCGAGACCCTCAGATCCAGAACGGGTGTGATCAGGCTGTCGGTTCTGAGCCCCTCGATAAAGAAGCGCCCCAGCCCGTACCAGACCAAATAAAGCAGGAAAACCTGTCCGTCGTACCTTCTGAACTTTCTGCTAAAAATATGTAGCAGAACAAAGCCCAGAGCGCACCACAGCGATTCATAAAGGAAGCAGGGATGAACCGGGCCGGAGGCCACCATCTCCTGCGTCCGCTCGCTGAGCATTCCCCACGGAAGGTCCGTCTGCGTGCCGAACGCTTCCTGATTCACAAAGTTTCCCCAGCGCCCGATGGACTGGCCGATCAGAAAGCCCAGAGCGGCAAGGTCCAGAACGGCGGAAACCTTCAGCCTGCGCAGCCTTGCCATCAGCGCGCCGCAGAGCAGCCCGCCGATAATGCCGCCGTAAATGGCGAGCCCGCCGTTCCAGATGTACAGGATGCTGATCGGGTCCCGGATATACTGGTCGCCGGGATAGAACATCACATAATAGAGCCTTGCGCCCACGATGCCGCCGATGATGCCGACGATGACGGCGTCGATCAGCTTATCCTGGTCCATATGAAACTTTTTGCAGCTCGACATCACATACAGGAACGCCAGCAGAAAGCCAGCCGCAATAATCACGCCGTACCACTGGATGGTAAAATCGCCGACTG
This window of the Ruminococcaceae bacterium BL-6 genome carries:
- the yqxC gene encoding putative 2'-O-ribose RNA methyltransferase (Evidence 3 : Putative function from multiple computational evidences; PubMedId : 16014871, 22333191, 24809820; Product type e : enzyme), producing MTEKKRLDTLVYELGLTESREKARALIMMGDVYADNQKADKPGTMLPAGTKIEVRGGGLPYVSRGGLKLEKAMSLFPIGLNGKTCMDIGASTGGFTDCMLQNGAKKVYAVDVGYGQLAWKLRTDPRVVCLERTNVRYLKKEQVPEPVDFFSVDVSFISLRLVLPVAREFTAPNAQAVCLIKPQFEAGKGKVGKKGVVRDRAVHEEVIETICSFVLEHGFSILGLTFSPIKGPEGNIEYLIFLQKSDAPVSTMSISVKSLVGLSHQTLSGGE
- the dxs gene encoding 1-deoxyxylulose-5-phosphate synthase (Evidence 2a : Function from experimental evidences in other organisms; PubMedId : 12682299, 12882400, 15292217, 17458547, 23840410, 25212876; Product type e : enzyme), translating into MGFLLNKINSPQDLRGLSMSELDALCGEIREKIIETVSANGGHLASNLGVVELTVALHYIFDKPEDKIVWDVGHQCYTHKILTGRRDQIGTIRTKDGLSGFPNPRESSYDPFHSGHSSASISAALGLVNAKRMNQEPGHVVAVIGDGALTGGLAYEGLNNAGRFPKNFIVVLNDNKMSISKNVGAIARYLAHIRTKPGYLKMKGSIEKTLDRIPVIGRPINRFLLNSKSVLKQMLYHSTLFEDMGFLYYGPFDGHNIPQLIKVLQTAKSISHPVLLHVITSKGKGYPFAEKNPGAFHGISCFDIKTGEAEASGDNFSREFGICLCNMAKQDDRICAITAAMETGTGLSGFKKEFPDRFFDVGIAEEHAVTFAGGLAVGGMLPVFAVYSTFLQRGVDQVIHDAALQNAKVTLAIDRAGVVGEDGETHQGLFDVALLNAVPNVTIFTPSYYEELSLFLNTAVYGCTGVAAVRYPRGHQLYRPADFTVTGNPYDVYGDAGAQTVLVTYGRLFSFACLARERLKKENIPVKILKLNRIKPLDPGAIAFCRQAGRIFFFEEGMRRGGIGEHFSCLLYQQGYRGKIVLHAVKSGFVQQATMGESLSELGLDDKGMETIIKTEFEK
- the folD gene encoding methylenetetrahydrofolate dehydrogenase; methenyltetrahydrofolate cyclohydrolase (Evidence 2a : Function from experimental evidences in other organisms; PubMedId : 7061514, 9454603, 12682299, 19171795; Product type e : enzyme); amino-acid sequence: MAELIDGKAVAAQIRAQIAQEVLKLQEDQGVTPGLAVVLAGDDPASRTYVRNKEKACEEAGIYSEKYLLSADTTQEQLMDLVRRLNEKEDIDGILVQLPLPEGLDDKPIVEAIRPDKDVDAFHPVNVGEIMIGNYRFLPCTPAGIIELLKSKNIVIEGKNCVVIGRSNIVGKPVSMLLLHQNGTVTICHSKTKDLKEICRGADILVSAVGKAKFVTADMVKPGAAVIDVGMNRDENGKLCGDVDFESVEPVASYLTPVPGGVGPMTIAMLLKNTLTAAKIHCGL
- the lgt gene encoding Prolipoprotein diacylglyceryl transferase (modular protein), encoding MYQIHTVQFPKLGWKFTINPTAFTVGDFTIQWYGVIIAAGFLLAFLYVMSSCKKFHMDQDKLIDAVIVGIIGGIVGARLYYVMFYPGDQYIRDPISILYIWNGGLAIYGGIIGGLLCGALMARLRRLKVSAVLDLAALGFLIGQSIGRWGNFVNQEAFGTQTDLPWGMLSERTQEMVASGPVHPCFLYESLWCALGFVLLHIFSRKFRRYDGQVFLLYLVWYGLGRFFIEGLRTDSLITPVLDLRVSQLLAAVTVLAGVVLLIVFRKKTSLTGCGAAGVMELNGIRSEDEPAETPEDGTSTIFGDKEEKAGEEAAEENKEKDTESESAVSTPDREEPEQDGASEKPQEEERQESAPEENKDQGGEES